In a genomic window of Hippoglossus stenolepis isolate QCI-W04-F060 chromosome 17, HSTE1.2, whole genome shotgun sequence:
- the cdca8 gene encoding borealin: MAPRKRTTKQRKNNPRSAKLEAFLEDFDSEVKTRVGQLKEKINQLLKDVDNSYNMTLIKLPRPVRQMPWMEHCKPEKPKSPEVDASKREKEAAIVESVVAEDHAVLMKSVKKPSKKKAGAKSSSEDENSPNTTRRGKTTRKPPTTSKRAKALAVSKQSTSIRRSSRKPLVTPARSMMDSSMMMGPTPLVTPRFDPRLPKTPAVRVPRHKERVYSISVNGSPIAAGNEDIVINVPIGNGESVQLLASQMDSVDLSLLDETALRSIRLLKNQLTTLCGKSE; the protein is encoded by the exons ATGGCGCCGAGGAAGAGAACCACCAAGCAGCGGAAGAACAACCCCAGGTCCGCCAAGCTCGAGGCTTTCCTGGAGGACTTCGACAGCGAGG TGAAAACCAGAGTGGGCCAACTGAAGGAGAAGATCAACCAGCTGCTGAAAGATGTGgacaacagctacaacatgACCTTGATCAAGTTGCCCAGGCCCGTCAGGCAGATGCCCTGGATGGAGCACTGCA AGCCGGAGAAACCAAAGTCACCGGAGGTGGATGCTTCAAAG agagaaaaggaagctGCTATTGTTGAGAGCGTCGTGGCCGAGGATCACGCAGTCCTTATGAAATCAGTCAAGAAAC cATCCAAGAAGAAAGCTGGAGCCAAATCCAGCTCAGAGGATGAAAACAGCCCGAATACAACAAGGAGG GGGAAAACAACAAGAAAGCCCCCGACTACATCAAAAAGAGCGAAGGCGCTGGCAGTCAGCAAGCAGAGCACCTCCATCAGACG ATCGAGCAGGAAACCTCTGGTGACGCCTGCCAGGAGCATGATGGATTCTTCAATGATGATGGGACCCACCCCCCTCGTCACGCCACGCTTCGACCCGAG GCTTCCTAAGACCCCTGCTGTGAGAGTTCCTCGCCACAAGGAGAGGGTCTATAGCATTTCAGTCAATGGCTCTCCCATTGCAGCAGGAAACGAGGACATCGTCATCAACGTCCCCATCGGCAACGGAGAG AGCGTTCAGCTGCTGGCCAGTCAGATGGACTCCGTCGATCTGTCGCTGCTAGATGAAACTGCCCTGAGGAGCATTCGACTGCTGAAG aATCAACTCACAACACTGTGTGGAAAATCAGAGTGA
- the cldn35 gene encoding claudin-4 has translation MVNTGMQLISFTCAVTGWIMAIAVTALPQWKVSAFIGSNILTSEIKWEGIWMNCIYQTTGHMQCKTYDSMLALPPDIQAARALMCLAVFMGWLSCTVSCCGMKCTTCAGDDRRAKAGIALSGGVLFILTGLCVLIPISWTANTVIQDFYNPNVPLMHKRELGQAIYLGWASAVILMISGAVLSSTCPLMERSGRYRRGYIGRSFANSPASAPDPPKPITSNSLPLKEYV, from the coding sequence ATGGTGAACACTGGCATGCAGCTGATCAGCTTCACCTGCGCGGTGACCGGCTGGATCATGGCCATCGCCGTCACGGCCTTGCCCCAGTGGAAGGTCTCGGCCTTCATCGGCAGCAACATCCTGACCTCGGAGATCAAATGGGAGGGCATCTGGATGAACTGCATCTACCAGACCACTGGTCACATGCAGTGCAAGACGTACGACTCCATGCTGGCACTGCCGCCGGACATCCAGGCGGCCCGCGCCCTCATGTGCCTGGCCGTCTTCATGGGCTGGCTCTCCTGCACCGTGTCCTGCTGCGGCATGAAGTGCACCACCTGCGCCGGGGACGACCGACGGGCCAAGGCCGGCATTGCGCTCTCGGGCGGGGTTCTCTTCATTCTCACGGGCCTGTGCGTTTTGATTCCCATCTCCTGGACCGCCAACACCGTCATCCAGGATTTCTACAACCCCAACGTGCCCCTGATGCACAAGAGGGAGCTGGGTCAGGCCATCTACCTGGGCTGGGCGTCCGCTGTCATCCTCATGATCAGTGGAGCCGTGTTGAGCAGCACCTGCCCCCTCATGGAGAGGAGTGGCAGATACCGCAGAGGGTACATCGGCCGGAGCTTTGCTAATTCACCCGCTTCGGCACCAGATCCCCCAAAACCCATCACATCCAACAGTCTACCACTGAAGGAGTATGTatag
- the c19h1orf109 gene encoding uncharacterized protein C1orf109 homolog: protein MSKPAVSSVHQALRKSFKTVESNQKVWRSVLAECGPLMVSLGNLAEQSRALSRIRISDTPLRHFPDLEERLGFKLSLATDTVLLRLNEKMSSLQSVRDAISNQVVVVLQLYEQNTDSLDVLTVTERSPITPSIADMLEWLQDAERHYRQQFLRRKTLLQMLRADNLSLLESAPNRWKSLESPSAEDGITDSLCKVSFFVDSE, encoded by the exons ATGTCCAAACCCGCGGTATCATCAGTCCATCAGGCGCTGAGGAAAAGCTTCAAGACTGTGGAGAGCAACCAGAAAGTGTGGAGGAGTGTGTTGGCGGAGTGCGGCCCCCTGATGGTGTCTCTGGGGAACCTGGCCGAGCAGAGCAGAGCCTTGTCCCGCATCCGCATCTCCGACACACCGCTGAGACACTTCCCCGACCTGGAGGAGCGTCTGGGCTTCAAGCTGTCTCTGGCCACTGACACGGTCCTGCTCCGACTCAACGAGAAGAT GTCCTCGCTCCAGTCCGTCCGAGATGCCATCAGCAACCAGGTCGTTGTGGTCCTCCAACTGTACGAGCAGAACACAGACAGTCTGGATGTTCTCACTGTAACCGAGCGCTCGCCAATCACCCCGTCTATCGCCGACATGCTGGAGTGGCTGCAGGATGCCGAGCGTCACTATCGGCAACA ATTCCTGAGGAGGAAAACGCTTCTTCAGATGCTGAGAGCCGACAACCTCTCTCTTTTAGAATCTGCTCCAAACAGATGGAAATCCTTAGAGTCTCCGAGTGCAGAAGACGGCATCACAG ATTCACTTTGCAAAGTGTCCTTCTTTGTGGATTCCGAGTGA